The Syngnathus typhle isolate RoL2023-S1 ecotype Sweden linkage group LG14, RoL_Styp_1.0, whole genome shotgun sequence genome segment TCGGCGACGTACACCCTGAAAGTGGCCAATCGCCTTTATGGAGAAACCACTTCCCATTTCCTCTCTGTGAGTTTTCGGGGCCTGGACTCTGCCTTTGAAAAGTATGACACTCCATGTCTGAGGCCTTCTTTCCTGGCAGGAATTCCTCGATGCCACACAGAAGTACTATGAAGCTGATCTGAAGACCGTTAATTTCATCGGGGCTCCAGAGGCGTGCAGGGCAGAGATTAATGGCTGGGTGGAGGAGCGGACCGAGAGTAAGACCTCGTCCCAGCCAAATGTGTAGTGCTGAATGCAAAATGCACACGTTGCTTTGCTTTCAGACAAGATTCAAGATCTTCTGAAGCCGGGAACGCTCAGCAGCATGACCAGATTGGCTCTGGTCAACGCCATCTACTTCAAAGGCAACTGGAAGCATCGCTTCGATCCGGTAAACACCAAGGAGATGCCCTTCAAAGTCAACCAGGTAAAACTACAGCAGGAGATCTGAGCAGAACACGGATAGAGGCTGGGGTACGATCGTAACGGCTGGTCAGATGTAAACCTGTCTCGGTTTCAACGTTTGTCAGAATGTGACCACGACGGTGAATATGATGTATATGATGAAGAAAATGCCTTACAACTACATCCCCGAGCTGGGTCTGCAAATCCTGGAGTTGCCGTATGTAGACGACCAGCTCAGCATGGTCATCCTGCTTCCCGAAGAGTCGACTGATGGCACAGAACCACTGCTGAAGGTACCTTCAATCTCCATCTTTCAGATTCATGCACTAAGCACCAACTTTGACGTATCTACAAGAAGCTCACGTCGCAGTGACACAACTGCTCTCCCTGTAGGCTTATTTGTAAGTACTTAAAGACCCGCACGTGTTGTTTTGGTGTAGCTAGAAAAGGAGCTTACCCAGTCAAAGCTGGGCGAGTGGACCAACAAAGACAGCATGGACATCCACTCCGAGATCCGTGTCCATCTGCCAAAGTTCAAACTGGAAGAGGAGTACGAGCTGAATGAACCTTTGGCCAAACTGGGCATGACAGATGTCTTTTGCGCCGCCAAAGCTGACCTTTCCGGAATGAATGGCGAGGGGGGCCTTTCTCTGTCCACGGTGGCCCACAAAGCCTTCGTGGAGGTCAATGAGGAGGGCACCGAGGCTGCTGCAGCCACTGCCGGCATCGCATCCTTCTGCATGCTCAGGGAGGAACACTTCACGGCCGACCACCCCTTCCTCTTCTACATTAGGCACAATAAGTCCAACGCCATCCTTTTCCTCGGAAGGTTCTCCTCTCCTCACTAGACAAATAAGATCAactcaaatcaaataaaaaacaaaaatgtatcggCGGCTACGTTTTTTTTCTACCAAGCATACATCGAAATAGTCCATCATTTGACGGTGTGGTGGATGAGCGGTTAGAAAATCCGGTGGTTTGAGCTCCAAATTCTGCCTT includes the following:
- the LOC133167517 gene encoding leukocyte elastase inhibitor-like isoform X2, which produces MAALSVSNTSFALELLRSLSLTNPSGNLFVSPLSISSALAMVYLGAKGATATQMAQALSFTSGERVHADFQALNTDINSPSATYTLKVANRLYGETTSHFLSEFLDATQKYYEADLKTVNFIGAPEACRAEINGWVEERTENKIQDLLKPGTLSSMTRLALVNAIYFKGNWKHRFDPVNTKEMPFKVNQNVTTTVNMMYMMKKMPYNYIPELGLQILELPYVDDQLSMVILLPEESTDGTEPLLKLEKELTQSKLGEWTNKDSMDIHSEIRVHLPKFKLEEEYELNEPLAKLGMTDVFCAAKADLSGMNGEGGLSLSTVAHKAFVEVNEEGTEAAAATAGIASFCMLREEHFTADHPFLFYIRHNKSNAILFLGRFSSPH
- the LOC133167517 gene encoding leukocyte elastase inhibitor-like isoform X1; translation: MLTVDFVCLIVALAQSRVSRPHTAVQTQRTERAAPERQLDSQAHSGHVTCSALTSHGNQARGKDISSALAMVYLGAKGATATQMAQALSFTSGERVHADFQALNTDINSPSATYTLKVANRLYGETTSHFLSEFLDATQKYYEADLKTVNFIGAPEACRAEINGWVEERTENKIQDLLKPGTLSSMTRLALVNAIYFKGNWKHRFDPVNTKEMPFKVNQNVTTTVNMMYMMKKMPYNYIPELGLQILELPYVDDQLSMVILLPEESTDGTEPLLKLEKELTQSKLGEWTNKDSMDIHSEIRVHLPKFKLEEEYELNEPLAKLGMTDVFCAAKADLSGMNGEGGLSLSTVAHKAFVEVNEEGTEAAAATAGIASFCMLREEHFTADHPFLFYIRHNKSNAILFLGRFSSPH